The following are encoded in a window of Phaseolus vulgaris cultivar G19833 chromosome 3, P. vulgaris v2.0, whole genome shotgun sequence genomic DNA:
- the LOC137839288 gene encoding uncharacterized protein: protein MTDLPIQKVLKKPDVAGRMVKWVVELSKFDIKYEPRGPIKGQIFADFVVELSSEVTQSEGNDFRWVLSVDGSSNQQGSGAGIILEGPNGVLIEQSLRFAFKDSNNQVEFEALIAGILLAKEMGAKVLVAKSDSLLVTGQVTGEFQAKDPQMAAYLEYVRELKGSFALFDVVHVPREQNARADLLAKLASSGKGARQRTVIQETLKAPRAFVTDHQVLQVSKLTEQEQRVIDP from the coding sequence ATGACTGATTTACCCATCcaaaaggttttgaagaagccggATGTAGCCGGAAGAATGGTAAAATGGGTTGTGGAGTTATCAaaatttgatattaagtatgagccccgaggaccgatcaagggacaaatcttcgctgattttgtggttGAACTCTCTTCCGAAGTGACGCAGAGTGAAGGGAATGACTTCCGATGGGTtctctcagtggatgggtcaTCCAACCAGCAGGGTAGTGGTGCTGGAATCATTTTGGAAGGTCCCAACGGTGTTTTGATAGAACAatccttgaggtttgccttcaaagatAGCAATAATCAAGTAGAGTTTGAGGCATTGATCGCTGGAATTTTGTTGGCAAAAGAAATGGGAGCAAAGGTGCTggtggccaagagtgactcgttgttggtcactgggcaggtaacaggcgagttccaggccaaggatccgcAAATGGCGGCTTATCTAGAGTATGTGAGAGAGCTAAAGGGGTCCTTTGCCTTGTTTGACGTAgtacacgtgccaagagagcagaacgcccgagctgacttgctagccaagctcgccagttcgggcaagggggccAGACAGAGGACCGTTATACAAGAAACATTGAAGGCACCTCGAGCGTTTGTTACAGACCATCAGGTTCTTCAAGTAAGCAAGTTGACGGAACAAGAGCAAAGAGTCATAGatccttga